A genome region from Populus alba chromosome 3, ASM523922v2, whole genome shotgun sequence includes the following:
- the LOC118038059 gene encoding pectinesterase 3 — MDSINSFKGYGKVDEAEQQAFRKKSRKRLIIIVVSSIVLLAVIIGAVIGVVVHKRNNKSSSDPVPPPELTPATSLKAVCSVTQYPASCFSSISALEMGNTTDPEVLFKLSLRVAMNELSKLKDYPDKLIQSTNDRTLQDALKVCATVFDDAVDRLNDSISSMAVGEGEQILSPAKMNDLKTWLSATITDQETCLDALQDLSTTKLFNQTLDQVKTAMENSTEFVSNSLAIVAKILGLLSDFKIPIHRRLLGFERSHVSEFPQWVRLGDRRLLQESNPTPNVTVAKDGTGDCKTLREAVEKIPKKSESRFVIHVKEGEYVENVILDKSKWNVMIYGEGKGKTIVSGSLNFVDGTPTFSTATFAVAGKGFFARDMKFINTAGAAKHQAVAFRSGSDMSVFYRCAFDAFQDTLYAHSNRQFYRECDITGTIDFIFGNAAVVFQNCNIQPRQPLTNQFNTITAQGKKDPNQNTGISIQKCKFSALDNVTAPTYLGRPWKDYSTTVIMQSDIGSFLKPSGWISWVSGVDPPATIFYAEYQNTGPGAIVDGRVTWDGYKPALTVDEAAKFAVDSFIQGTEWLSPTSVTFQSAL, encoded by the exons ATGGATTCTATCAATTCCTTCAAAGGATATGGTAAGGTGGATGAGGCAGAGCAGCAAGCCTTCCGGAAAAAATCGCGGAAGCGTTTGATCATTATCGTTGTCTCCTCCATTGTTCTTTTAGCTGTGATAATTGGTGCTGTTATAGGAGTTGTTGTGCACAAACGAAACAACAAGTCATCATCCGACCCGGTTCCTCCTCCTGAGTTGACTCCGGCCACTTCATTGAAGGCGGTTTGCAGTGTGACTCAGTACCCAGCCTCATGTTTCTCCAGCATCTCTGCCCTTGAAATGGGTAACACCACAGATCCGGAAGTGCTTTTCAAGCTCTCTTTACGTGTTGCAATGAATGAGCTCTCCAAGCTCAAAGACTACCCCGATAAGCTCATACAAAGCACTAATGACAGAACCCTTCAAGATGCTTTGAAAGTCTGCGCAACCGTGTTTGATGATGCTGTAGATAGACTGAATGACTCCATATCATCAATGGCTGTTGGTGAAGGTGAACAGATTTTATCACCAGCTAAAATGAATGACTTGAAGACTTGGCTCAGTGCTACAATTACCGACCAAGAAACATGTTTAGATGCTCTGCAAGATTTGAGCACTACAAAGCTTTTTAACCAGACACTTGATCAAGTCAAGACAGCAATGGAGAACTCTACCGAGTTCGTTAGCAATAGTTTGGCCATTGTTGCAAAAATCCTGGGTTTGTTGTCTGATTTCAAAATCCCAATTCATAGAAGGTTACTTGGATTTGAAAGAAGCCATGTTTCAGAATTTCCTCAATGGGTTAGATTGGGAGATAGAAGGCTACTTCAGGAGTCTAATCCGACGCCGAATGTCACAGTGGCGAAGGACGGCACTGGGGACTGCAAGACCCTACGTGAGGCGGTAGAAAAAATTCCAAAGAAGAGTGAATCAAGATTCGTCATTCATGTTAAGGAAGGTGAATATGTGGAGAATGTGATTTTGGACAAAAGCAAGTGGAACGTGATGATTTACGGTGAGGGGAAGGGCAAGACAATTGTTTCAGGAAGTCTAAATTTTGTTGATGGAACACCCACCTTCTCCACTGCCACTTTCG CGGTTGCCGGCAAGGGGTTCTTTGCCAGAGATATGAAGTTCATTAACACGGCTGGGGCAGCAAAGCACCAGGCAGTGGCCTTCAGGTCCGGCTCGGACATGTCAGTATTTTATCGGTGCGCCTTTGATGCATTTCAGGACACACTCTATGCTCACTCAAATCGACAATTCTACCGTGAATGTGACATTACCGGCACCATTGACTTCATTTTCGGCAATGCTGCGGTCGTCTTCCAAAACTGCAACATCCAGCCCAGGCAACCCTTAACCAACCAATTCAACACCATCACAGCCCAGGGAAAGAAGGATCCTAATCAAAACACTGGCATTTCAATTCAGAAGTGCAAGTTTTCTGCTTTGGATAATGTTACAGCTCCAACTTACCTCGGTAGGCCTTGGAAGGATTACTCCACCACTGTCATTATGCAGTCCGATATCGGGTCATTCTTGAAACCATCAGGTTGGATATCATGGGTCAGTGGTGTGGATCCACCGGCCACCATATTCTATGCAGAGTACCAGAACACTGGTCCTGGTGCTATTGTTGATGGAAGGGTTACATGGGACGGTTACAAGCCAGCTCTTACGGTGGACGAGGCAGCGAAATTCGCTGTAGACTCCTTCATCCAAGGCACCGAGTGGTTGTCGCCAACCAGCGTGACGTTCCAATCAGCGTTATGA